Proteins encoded within one genomic window of Gossypium arboreum isolate Shixiya-1 unplaced genomic scaffold, ASM2569848v2 Contig00190, whole genome shotgun sequence:
- the LOC108473512 gene encoding receptor-like protein kinase FERONIA, which translates to MTARVSHSEFKYTFPVTLGQKFVLLYFHAASYKEYDRSKAFFPVKAGSFTSLKNFSASLVTNSKGRNWFPREFCLNVEDNEVLDLVFTPSRSASNDTYAFINGIEIVSMPTNLYYIQPDSQYVPFIGQRYPFPVENVTALEMAYRLNVGGQSLSPIDDTGLFRLWSDDFFYMTKNSYVTVNTSVPINYIMIQRYTAPEMVYRTARTIGPSLTYNEKHNLSWRLLVGSGFKYMVRLHFCEPQDLINSPGDRTFKVSINSQTAEENADVLMWTRHGRVPIFKDYVVFVSKEYITIDFILFIILSAKSKKRSLLIACVGCVASLITIISLLVCMVVRRQRKGTSWLCWWVNQNEGKSTRTSLLPDELCRYFSLDEIKATTNNFHDDLVVGKCGFGKVFKGFIDEGEKIVAIKRLNLESSQGIGEFLTEIEMLFQLRHVHLVSLIRYCNEKQEMILLYDFMSNGTLSDHLYSTSFAYDPLIWKQRLEICNGAVIGLNYLHTEVRHTIIHRDVKTSNILLDDKFTVKVSDFGLSKEDPKDEMLITGIKGTCGYMDPEYARGHKLT; encoded by the exons ATGACCGCCCGAGTTTCCCATTCCGAATTCAAGTACACTTTCCCTGTTACTCTAGGCCAGAAATTTGTTCTTCTCTACTTCCATGCAGCGTCCTATAAAGAATACGACAGATCCAAGGCCTTTTTCCCTGTCAAAGCTGGTTCTTTCACTTCGCTAAAAAATTTCAGTGCTTCCCTTGTTACAAATTCAAAGGGAAGAAATTGGTTTCCCAGAGAATTCTGTTTGAACGTGGAAGATAATGAGGTGTTGGACCTTGTTTTCACTCCATCTCGTAGTGCTTCAAACGATACTTATGCTTTCATCAATGGAATTGAGATCGTGTCGATGCCTACCAATCTTTACTACATACAGCCTGACTCACAATATGTCCCTTTCATCGGTCAGAGATATCCATTCCCTGTTGAGAATGTCACCGCACTTGAGATGGCGTATCGATTGAATGTTGGGGGCCAATCCCTTTCGCCCATCGATGATACTGGCCTTTTCAGGCTTTGGTCCGATGACTTTTTTTACATGACAAAAAATAGCTATGTCACTGTCAACACCTCCGTGCCAATCAACTACATAATGATTCAAAGATATACGGCACCGGAGATGGTTTATCGGACTGCACGGACAATAGGACCTAGTCTTACGTACAACGAGAAGCATAACTTATCATGGAGATTGCTCGTGGGTTCAGGATTCAAGTATATGGTGAGGCTTCATTTTTGTGAACCACAAGATCTGATAAACTCTCCGGGAGACCGAACATTTAAGGTCTCTATAAACAGTCAGACGGCTGAAGAAAATGCTGATGTGCTTATGTGGACCAGACATGGCAGAGTTCCGATTTTTAAGGATTATGTCGTGTTTGTATCAAAGGAGTACATCACCATAGATTTCATCCTATTCATCATCTTAA GTGCAAAATCCAAGAAGAGAAGCTTGCTAATTGCTTGTGTTGGATGTGTGGCTAGTTTGATTACCATAATTTCTTTATTGGTTTGCATGGTTGTTCGGCGGCAAAGAAAGGGAACAAGTTGGCTTTGCTGGTGGGTAAATCAAAACGAAGGGAAATCCACAAGGACCTCACTGTTACCAGATGAACTATGCCGCTATTTTTCACTGGATGAGATCAAAGCTACTACCAACAATTTCCATGATGATTTAGTTGTTGGGAAATGTGGGTTTGGGAAAGTATTCAAAGGTTTCATAGATGAAGGTGAAAAGATAGTTGCAATCAAGCGCCTGAATCTAGAATCCAGTCAAGGTATTGGAGAGTTCTTAACAGAGATTGAGATGTTGTTTCAGCTCCGCCATGTTCATTTG GTGTCCTTAATCAGATACTGCAATGAGAAACAAGAGATGATTCTGTTGTATGATTTTATGAGTAATGGGACTCTCTCGGATCATCTTTACAGTACTAGCTTTGCCTATGATCCTCTCATATGGAAGCAAAGGCTTGAGATTTGCAATGGAGCTGTAATAGGATTGAACTATCTTCATACAGAAGTGAGGCATACTATTATCCACCGTGATGTGAAGACAAGCAACATTCTCCTAGATGATAAGTTTACTGTCAAGGTTTCAGATTTTGGGTTGTCAAAAGAAGACCCCAAAGACGAGATGCTCATAACTGGGATAAAGGGCACTTGCGGCTACATGGACCCGGAGTATGCTCGGGGTCATAAATTAACCTAA